In Lolium rigidum isolate FL_2022 chromosome 7, APGP_CSIRO_Lrig_0.1, whole genome shotgun sequence, the DNA window GACACGTCAtgatttctctttctctctcaataAGGTTTTGTTAGTGTCTTTACGCACCTACCACGGTTCATTGGACGGTTGCCAAAAGAATTCTAAGATATGTCTAGAAACTATTCAGCTCGGTATTACATTCCAAAAATCTTCTTCTACCTTGTTGAGTGCTTTTTAGATGCAGATAGGGCTCGTTGTATTAATGATAGACACTCTACTGGAGGATTTGCAGTTTTCATTAGACCAAATTCGGTCTCCTGAAGTGCCGAAAAACAAGCCACTGTCTCTCGTTCTAGCACAGATGCGGAATACAAGTCTTGGGTAAAATTCTTTAGGAGAATTTATGTGGGTTGAAGCACTTGTGAGTGAGCTTGGTACTAAACTAACAGAAGAACCATGTATTTGTATGAAAATTGAGGTGCTACCTACCTATCTGCAAACCCAGTATTTCATGCCTACACAAAacatattgagattgattttcaGTTTTTTCGAAAACAAGTGGAAGATAAGAAGTTGGAGATGAGGTTTTATTTCTATCGAAGATCAGATTATAGATGGTTTCACAAAGGTTTTCCGAGAACGGGGGATATTAAAAGTTTAGATTAAGGGGGATATTAGAGTTTGTACTTTCATATACGTGTGGGTACGATATAGTATAGCGCCCCACCGTATATGTACCAAAGTGTGGCTTTTCCACCGCCTATATAACACAGTACCTGAACCTCCAAACGGGGGTATCACTTCCACCTACTTGATAGCACCAACATCTAGAGCCGCGCCCCTCATATAAGTTGACTTGCCTCCAGTTAGATGCTTTGATCAAGCCTCGCGACACTAGCGGGACAAGATCGTCACCCAAGCCCCACACAGACAACAGGTCCGCCCCATGAAACGACTACCCACCGTGGATTCTGAACCCGCCGACTCAACTTGCAAACATCATCTACTCAAAGTTGTTGCCTCGAAATCCATCATCCCAGCGATGAGAGAAACACACGCCAACATGTGAACAAGCCTTCCTATACAATGCCTCTAGGAAAATCGTGATGTAGCTGCAGTCATCGCCCACCTGGGAACCTAGAACTAAGATTTTTCCCGGAGAGGCGAGACCGACCATAAGGGTGTGGATGGAGCTCCACAACCGGCGCCTCAAGGGAGGAACGCAACACACAGATGTCTGAGAGCGCTGCCCCAGCGAGCCGGCTCTGCTATGCGCGGGTGCCAAGCCAGAGGTCCCCGCCCCCTTTGGAAGAAGAGGCCTGACACCACCACGACAGGGTTTGGTGGTGGCATGAAGAGGCCGCCCTAGGGCCTCGCAACGCTAGGGTTTCGACGCCGCGATTCACCCGGAGCGAGCGAACCGGGAGAAGATGGATGAGTGTGGTAACTTTGGTATTTTATTGTAGCAATACAAGTCAAAGTGTTTCAAGCTGTTGTATTTTTAGAAACCGTGGTATCTTTCAAATACCGAGAAAAAACTGCGTTGTCAAACAAGCCCTCAATTCTTTGTCTCCGCTTTACATTTGATTCATCACGAGTATTTAGTTTCCTTGCAGATTGCTCATGTACTTACATACATCAGTGCAAATCCTTTTACTGTTACAAAATGATGCGTGCTTTATGACGTTCTTTTCGAGATCGTACGATATGAGAGACCGCTTTTTTAGGTTCACCGTGACCATCCaagtctcggcatcctcctccagtAGTATGAAGTGAAGAAGGTCGGCGTCCTGTCGGTCGACGACTGGGTATGCCGGCACGTTTCGCGGCAAAGGTGAGTCTTTGTAATCCGGGAGAGACCAGAGTTCGTCGAGCTGGACGGTGGCGTCCTTCTCCCACTCCAACTCCGGCGTCCTCAAAATCCAGGCACTGATTGTGCAGCCAGTGGCGCTCTTGCTGGATCGATAGCGGCCATTGTCGACATCGACGAATTTTACGAAGCCTCCATCGTCGCCGACGACAGACACGGTCCTGAGCGGTGAAGGAACTCCGTGGTCGTCGTGCCACATCTGGATACCAGGGAAGCGGACGAAGCCGAGGTTAGAGCCATCGGAGGACAGGTCGTAGCGCAGGATGCCGCGGTGGTAGTCCGCCCAGCACGCGAACCCGCCGGAGGAGAAGACGGCATCCGTTCTCCACCTGCAGTTCGCGTACTCCTTGCGCGGGTCGGCGGGCAGATTGAGCCGTTTGGCCTCCCAGGTGTTATTCTCGGACGAGTAGAGCAGCAAGTCGGCCACCTCCTCCTGGTCGCTAGCGGTCAACAGGCCGGTGGGGCTGACGTAGTTTATGCTGAGATTCGCGACGAAGAACTCGTCGCCgctgcgggcgatggcggcgttttCGTGCCGGCCTATACAGTGCAGGAGACCATGTAGATGCGGCATCCATGGCCACGAAGGGTCTATCCAGTCCAGGGGAGAAGGCAGAGGCCGCAGCCACGGCGCGTGCGCATCGGCCTTGTAGACCAAGAAATTGTCCGGGTAGTAGTTGCCGGGATGGTGATTTTGGACGGGGACGACCATGTTGATGAGGAGGAGGTCCCTGTCCGCGGCCAGGACCCGCCTCCCGTACGCGCGTTCGGTGCTGTAAAGCTGGACGGTGGAGAAAGCCGGCGGCGAGGCAAGGCGGAGGGAGACGCCGACGACTCCGCCGGTTCTCGTGGCGCAGGCGGCGGCCGTGTCGGTGTTAGCGAGCTGCTTCTCTAGGCCGACGCACGCGTCGAACAACAACCAGCCGGCGCTGACGGTCTGCGAGGCTGCGGAGGCCGCGTCCATGTCGGCAAGGTTTGAGGAACGATTGAGGCGCGCACGGAAAAAGGGACGCGACAGGCTCTGGGGTTGCGGATTTGACACTGGATCTCTTCCTGTTCCGATAGAGATTAGGTTCCGCATCCAAACGGAGATTATATACGTGTTGGAATCGGAGAAGAACTTCGCACACACACGATCATTGCAATCGCAGCAAGATATATCAATGCAGGCGGGAATGTTGGCTTAAACCCTGTTTTCGTCCCCATCTCTGAATTTCTAGCTAGGTGTTActttcagtttcgtcagttaggCTCGTTTATGTTTGGATTATTTTTAGCTCGTCGGACGTTCGGAGGTTGCGATTTGTGCGGCTCTCGCGCGCTTAGTGGTAGCTCGTCTAGCATGAAGCTCGGATCATGGAATATTACGATCAGTAGTGGAGCACGTTGCTCGGACACGTTTCCCTTTTCGACGAATAAAAGGAAGAACGAGAAAAGCGGCAGAACTTGAGCGCAGCGCAAAAAACCTCTCGTGTTCGTCTCTGTCGTCTGTGCCGATCGAGTTTGATTTTCAGGGTAACAGGGAAGATGCTCATGCTAATTCGTAACACCATTACTTGGCAAAACAACCAGAGAAACTAGTGTTTCGCAACAAAAAAAAGAATGTACAAAGCCTGCACCAAGAGAACCGAGCTGCTCTGCTACCACCGCACGCTACGAAGATCACGATGGCCGTGGCGATGCAGGGGACGCAAGACACGACGCGTTCCGCAGCCGGCTGGGCGTGGGCCGGAAGCTCCACCTCCTGAGCGCGGCGCCACGCACGCCCGTGGCCGGCGGCGACAGCGCCCGCCGCACCAGCTCCCGGTTCCCCGTCGGCACGCGCGCCGGCGGCCTGCCAACAAGGCCCGCTCTGCACGACTGTCGCCTCGGCGCCGGGGGCAGCtgcgctccggcgccgccgccccaCCAGCTGTATCCCGCTCGCCCCCAGGACGCGTCGCTTCCGGCTGCGGGGCGCTGGCCTGGCGAGCCCGCCGCCGGTCTGCTAGGCCGCCTCGGTCGCGGGAGGCCGCCTCGTGCTGCGCGGACCTGCTGCTGCTGCCCtcccgccgccacggccgccgccgaGCAAGAACTCATCGCAGTTCGCAGGTAACGTGTCTGCTGCAGTGCGGCTGCTCtccgttcttcttcttctcgtgtCTTCTTCTGCTCTCGTCGCCGTCGTGGCCTCTTATACGCATGGGTGGGTCGCGTCGCACGCCCACGATGAGCTGCACCCGGTCCATCGGGGAGAGCTTTACAGCTCGCGTGCATGCTCGCTTTGACCTGGACCTGTTCGATCGGGTGGTTGGTTGGTGTTTGGGTGGCGTTGTTCCCGTCGTGGTCGTAGCTGCTGCGCAACGCGGTCAGAGGCTTCGGCCTTCGGGGAGGGGTTTCCTTTGCTGTTGCGTGCGAGTGAGTGAGTGCTGAGTCGATTTGCCCTGTGCGAGTAGTGCGAGTGCCTGCTCCTCCTTCCCGTATTCCAGGTGTGGATCCGCGATTCCTTCGTGGAGAAAGTCTCCACCCAGCTGGGTGCAACTAGCGCGCGGTAGCAGCGTAAAACTATTCTCTTCTATTCTACCCTTTCTGTCGTGTACCTTCCCGGATGCTGCTTTTCGAGATTTGACCATTGCGTCGCCTCTTTTCGTACCGTCATCGTCGTTCCCTGAGTTGGCACCTAGGTTGGGCCGGGGTCCTGTAGCGACGGTGGTCGGTTTACTTCTGAAaaagtttgtttttttttgttttttttttgctatacAGAGGTATGGTAATAACTTTGTCAATCTTAAAATCCGCCGGCGTGTGTACACAGTGACGGAGCCAGTAATGAAGTATAAGAGAGGCAGAACTACTAAAATTAAAGAAATAATGAGCTGCCATGGCTtgtgttcaaaggaaaatcatgagcataggggATGCGCAGCCCCCTcccccccttgtctccgtcctGCGTGTACAGTATTTGTGAGCATCCACATTTATACTCTGTTTCGCACAAAACTCAAAATTTATGACAACAGACATCAACACATAGCCTGCCTACTATTCACAGAAACACAGACATGCCGTCTCCAAAGATCTCGAGGGCCACCTTGACCAAATTTGTAGCCAATGTTGAAGTAGCTTTCGCAGCACATGTCGAGGGAGTTTCTCGGCAGTACCCACCATGAAggacttagggttgacggaatcctactgctagcacgagacatcggatagcaaacaaacggggagagagatttacccaggttcgggactctcgatgaggtaaaactcttacttcctgcttgtctgatcttgattatcgaatatgtcgggttacaatggggtagccgatatgcTGGTATGGtcgactcgccgagaggcaaggattTTAGGGTTTGTGCTCTAAGTCGCGGTGGTTCTACGTATTGTTGTTCTGTTGTTCGGCAGGCCGTcttctggcctttatatagcaggccaggtcccgagactcctgtccgaactcgactaggttacaatgagatctaatctaaTTTTTCCTTTATTgatgtcttcttgccttgttcatcaagaatccatCTTCTGGTAGGTCTCCATCGTCCGAACCAATGTACGGGTCCACCTTGGTTATTGGACAATCTtcgtgggcccctagttgggccaaggAAGGTAGACTAATATCGGGTACCGGAAGGGTAATGCCcatatcagtagcccccgagtgactggctgaagtaaagcttcgggcagggactatagTTGCCTTCATTCGAATATCCTTAAGTGCAGAAGAAAATCGAATCTTCCCGTTTGCCATAAAGTCGAAATTGCTTGATATCggatgcgcgtccagcgctcctgatgggagtagcccccgagtctaggaacGGATGTTTGCAACCGCGCGTAGATTCAAGTTGTATTACTCGAATATTTTGTTGTCaatgttttctgagcttccttcgtcatccgataCTTTTAGTATTACCGGGTCTTCAAAAGTATTCGAGTGAAGACATACACTTTGGTTGTACGTAAGAGATATAAGTAACGAGGCGCCCTATTCGATAAATCGACGTTGTATCCTTTCGGCAAGCCTCTTAACCATGCTCATGCCGAATCTTTCAGATACAGCTGCAGACATTGCATCACTGCTACTTGATTTCatttgtgcaggatcacagttTGTAGATAGTCATCTATCgaagacctcggctcctgctgtccgtCCTATTTAGCAACATCAGTGGGTGTTGGTTTGAATTTCTTCGGTGGCATTGCTTCCCGACTTTTGTAGCTCAAGCAATCAGCACCACGGAGTTCTCCATCATGTTCTTGAGTTTCCTTAGAATCATCGTTGTCGAAGCCACCGCCCGCGGCGCGTCGGCGGTGAGCTTTGTCGATCTTGTTTTGCGTGATATCGTCAAGGGCATCCTTTGAACAATGTTTAGAACCACTGCCATGATGTGTGGCTTTCTCTTTCCTCGGGGTGAGCTTGTCTCCGAGGATTGCTAGACTTTCCAGAGCG includes these proteins:
- the LOC124670561 gene encoding circumsporozoite protein-like codes for the protein MSSCSAAAVAAGGQQQQVRAARGGLPRPRRPSRPAAGSPGQRPAAGSDASWGRAGYSWWGGGAGAQLPPAPRRQSCRAGLVGRPPARVPTGNRELVRRALSPPATGVRGAALRRWSFRPTPSRLRNASCLASPASPRPS